Below is a window of Microbacterium saperdae DNA.
CGGGGTGGGGTCGGGCATGGCGGTGGCTCCCTGCTGTTCGGGCCTGTCCGCGCTCGTGTGCGACGAACAGGACTACCCAGCAGGTATGGGCCACACCGACAGGCCCGAGCCGACACAGCCCCAGCGTCGACGCCACGTCAGAGTCAGTCCCGGCGGGCCAAATCTGAGCTCCACGAGGGGCCCGCGACTCGCCGATTCCCCGTGCCAGATTTCTCCCACACACGATCGGCAATCAACGAAGGACGATGACGAATCGCATCAGATGCGATCCCGTCACAGTTGTTGGCTGCGGCGGCTTGGCCCGTTTTCCCTTGGAATCTCAACGATCTGACAAGGCGGGATCCTTGCCGTCCTGACCAGTCAACGCGCGCCACTTCGAGTCTCTCGCTCGTGACCTGGGCTTTCTCTTGCCTATCGCAATCGATGCGATATTATCGCATCAGATGCGATCCCATGAAGGGGGCGATGTGGCTGGTGACGAGGGTGCGCTGGCGGGTTCTGCCCGGCTGGTTCTGCTGGACGGAGTCGCGCTGCTTCGCCCGGACGAGCAGGTGTTCGAGGCGATGCTCGAGGGGTGGCGGAACCAGGGCCTTGCCCGGAACCTTGCGCGCTCGACGGTCCAAGCGCGGGAGCGGCAGGTCCGTGCGTTCCAGGCGCGCGCGGGCGTGTTCCCCTGGGAGTGGGCGGCGGTGCACGCGGATGAGTGGTTCGCGGATCTGCGTGCGGTGCACCATTGCACGCGCTCGACGGTGCGCGGCTACCAGGTCGCGGTGCGCGGGTTCTGCGCGTTCGCGATCGATCCGGCCTATGGCTGGGCTGAGGAGTGCATGCGCTGGTTCGGGTCGCACCCGGTGCAGATCATCACGGACGTCAACTCGGCGCAGCACGTCGCGGATGTCGAGTCGGAGCCTGCGAAGCGACCGTTCACCCGACGCGAGTTGCAGGACCTGTTCGATTACGCCGACGAGCAGGTCGAGTTGAAGCGCTCCCAGGGCAAGAAGGGGTGGATGGCGGCGTTCCGGGACGCGACGATCTTCAAGACCGCTTACGCGTTCGGCACGCGCCGCACCGAGACGCAGATGCTTGATGTGTCTGACTTTGGCCGCAACCCGGAGGCGCCGGAGTTCGGCGGGTTCGGGGCGGTGCACGTCCGCCACGGGAAAGCGAAGCGCGCTTCGCCGCCGAAGCGACGCACGGTGCTGACCGTTTGGCCGTGGGCGGTCGATGTCCTCGAGCAGTGGTTCACCGAGGTCCGCCCACCGTTCGGCACCGACGAGAACCCGGCGGCCTGGCCCTCGGAGCGGGCGCCACGGGTGAGCGCAGCGCTACTGGATCACCGGATGGCCGACTACCGGGGAGGGATCGGCCTGGACCCGGTGCTGGACTTCCACTCGCTGCGCCGCTCCTACGTCACGCATCTGATCGAGGACGGCTGGGATCCGAGGTTTGTGCAGGATCAAGTGGGGCACGAACATGCCTCGACCACGTCGATCTACACCGGGGTCTCCTCAGACTTCCGCACCCGCACGCTGCGACGCGCACTGGACCAGATCATCGCCGACGCGGTCGGCCCGCAACAGGAGGAAGCACGATGACCAGACAACGACGGAAGGTGTCCTACGAGTGGCGGCTGCGAGAGGTGATGGCTGCCCACAAGCTCTACGCCACCACCGAGCTCGTCCCGCTGCTCGCCGAGCGCGGCATCGTGCTCTCAGCCTCACAGGTCCACCGGCTCGTGACCACGACCCCCGAGCGACTGTCGCTTCCTGTGCTCGCCGCGCTCTGCGATATCTTCGATGTCACCCCGGCAGAGCTGATCCCCACTGACGCGACGGGTGTCGGCGTCCGCAAGATCGCCGCTGGCGACCGGCCCGCGAAGCCGACCGGCATCGGCGACCTGCGCCCCGTCCGCGCCCGGATCGTCCGCCCCGGCGAGTGACCGCAACCGCCGCGGACAACGCCGCGGGTGAAGCCTCCCGTTGCGCCCGCTGCGATCGCCTCGTCCGGGACCGGTACGAGCGGGTTGAAGGGGCTGGCGAGGTCGTCCTGGTCTGGATTCGCCGATGGCCGGACGGGTTGATCTGCTCCGGTTGCTTCGCGACCGCGATGGAGACCTACGGGATCTGCGACGGCTGCGGCACCGACCGTCTCCTGCCCGGCGTCGGCCCCGCTGGGCAGCGTTGGTGCACCGACTGCGCGGGTGGGTTGGGCGACTTCACCTGCACTCGTTGCGGCCGAGAAGGGTGGCGCGAGCACGCCGGCATCTGCGGCTGGTGCGTGTTGCAGGACCGCGTCGACGAGATCCTGGACGACGGCACTGGCAGGGTCCGGATCGAGCTGATGCCTCTGGCGGCGCTGATCATCAGCATGAAGCGTCCCCGGTCTGGCATCCTCTGGCTCAGCCGCCCCGAGCCGCGAAGCGTGCTGCGCGCGATCGCCCGCGACGAGGTCCCGCTCACGCACGAGGGCATCCACAGCCTCCCGCATCGCCGGTCCACCGTCTATATCCGTGATCTCATGGTCACCGCCGGTATCCTCCCGCCGATCGATAAGTCCCTCTTCTACTTCGAGCAATGGTCGCGCAGCTGGCTCGACGAGCTTCCTGACCCTGAGCAGCGCAAGATGTTCCGGCTGTTCATCACCTGGCACTACCTACGCGTCTTCCGAGAACGCATCGACGCGCGCGGCGAGCTCGGCTACGCCGCCCCGCAGATCGCTCGGCATCAACTCCGCACCGCCGCTACGTTCGTCGCTGGCCTCGCCGAGCAAGGGCGGACCCTGGCGGAGGCCACCCAAGCAGATCTCGACCGCCTCTTCGCCGAGGGCACTCCGCGACTGCGCGACACCGTCCACCCATTCCTACGCTGGACGATGAATACTCGGCGCATGCCGAAGCTCGAACTACCGCCTCCCGTCAAACGGCCTGTTGCGCTCATGACTCAACAGCGTCGCATCGAGCTCATCCGTAAGGTTCATGACGGCGACGGCATGGAACTCACCGACCGAGTACTCGCCCTGTTCGTCCTGCTCTACGCCCAGCCCCTCACACGCATCCAGCAGCTCACCATCGACGACATCGGCATCGACGACGAGGGGAACCTCCTGGTCCGGCTCGGCGATCCACCGATACCGGTCCCCGCACCGTTCGCCGACATCATCCGCAAACACGTCGCCGCCCGACGGAACCAGACCACCGCGACCAACAAGACGAGTCCCTGGCTGTTCCCCGGACGCGCGTCCGGGTGGCCGCTGCACACCACGTCGATCAGAGACAGGCTCCACAACCTCGGCATCCCGAACCTCAGCAATCGAAGCCGCGCGATCCGCGAGCTACTCCGCCAAGCCCCGGCGATCATCGTCGCAGGGATGCTCGGCTACAGCCCAACCGGCAGCGAGCGGATCGCCACCGAATACGGCGTCACTTGGCAGCAATACGCCGCGATAGACCGAGACCCACGCCGCCCGCCACACCTCATCGACTGACACAGCAGGATCATTCGAAATCTGCAATAATCTGCGTATGAATGCAGATAATAAATGTTCGCTCGGGCGGGAGAGCGCCTACGTCGAACTCGCGGTCGAGGTGTTCTCTATGCTCGCCGACGCGACCCGGGTGCGGATCATTCTCGCTCTGCGGGATCAGGAGCTGCCGGTGAATAGCCTCGCGGAGCTCGTGGACAAGTCGCCGGCGGCGGTGTCGCAGCATCTCGCAAAGCTGCGGCTGGCGCGGATCGTGCTGACCCGGCAGGAGGGCACGAAGGTGTTCTACCGGTTGGCGAACGAGCACGCCCGGCAGTTGGTCGCGGACGCGATCTTCCAGGCCGAGCACTCTCTCAGCAACGACCCCGCCCACCACCGCGGCATGCATCCCGCTCCGGAGGAGACGCGCTGATGCTGCGGGTGCTGCGCAACGGCACCTATGCGAAGCTGTTCTCCGCCCAGGTGCTCGCCCTGCTGGGCACGGGCCTGCTTACCGTCGCGCTGGGGCTGCTCGCGTTCGACATCGCCGGCGACGCCGCAGGATCGGTGCTCGGCACGGCGTTGACGATCAAGATGGTCGCCTACGTCGGCGTCGCGCCGCTGATCGCTGCGGTCGTCGACCGGCTCCCCAAGAAGGCCGTCCTGGTCGCCGCGGACCTGGTGCGGCTGGTGATCGCACTGTCGCTCCCGTTCGTGACCGAGGCGTGGCAGATCTATCTGCTGGTGTTCGTGCTGCAGTCCGCGTCGGCGACCTTCACCCCGGCGTTCCAGGCTCTGATCCCCACTGTCCTGCCCGAGCCGTCCGATTACACCCGTGCCCTGTCCTTGTCGCGGCTGGCCTACGACCTCGAGTCACTGTTGAGCCCCACCATCGCCGCCGCCCTGCTCACGGTGGTCAGCTACAACAACCTCTTCGTCGGCACCGCGGTCGGCTTCGTCCTCTCCGCCACCCTTGTGCTCGCCTCACGCCTGCCCCGACGCGTCCATGAGCCCAGCACGACCACGTTCTGGCAACGGCTTTTGCTCGGGGTGAGAGTGTTTGCGCGCACCGACACCCTCCGGTTCCTCCTGTTGACGAACATCGTGGTCGCCGCGGGCACCGCGATCGTGCTGGTCAACTCGGTCGTCTACGCCAAAGGCCTGTTCGGCCTCGACGACACCGCCCTCGCGATCACCCTCGCCTGCTATGGCATCGGATCACTGATCGTCGCGCTCAACGTTCCCTGGATCGTCGACCGGATCGGAGTGGTCCGCACCATGATGGCCGGCGCTGCGGTAATCACGATCGGCCTGATCACCGCGGCGATCGTGACCGCAGTCGACACCGAGTCCGGCACCGGGTGGGGATGGCTGCTGGCGACCTGGGTGCTGCTGGGAATGGGCACCTCCCTGGTGAACACCCCGTCGTCGCGCCTCCTCGCCGACGCCTCAACCCCGTCAAACCGGAACCTCGTCTACACCGCACAGTTCGCGCTCTCCCACGCCTGCTTCCTCATCACCTACCCAATCGCCGGATGGATCGGCGCCGCCAGCCTCACCCTCGCCGCGCTCGTCCTCACCGTCGTCGCGACGTTCGCAGCCGGCGCAGCCATCACCTTCGCTGCCTCCCGACGGCTCAGCACAAGCAGCGACGCTCCCGCGCCCGCTCTCATCCGCGAATAGCGCCCCCAAGCACCAGGGCAGAGCACGAGACCATGCCGCGCGCGACCGCTGCGACCGCTGCGTCGGCGCTTCTCACGATCGAGAACACATCACTCGAGTTCACGTCAGGGCGCCAGTTAAAGGCCCCCTTTAGACGGAAAAGCGACAGCCCGCACTATCGCTGACGCACCCGCCGGTACAACGTCGGTGTCCTCGGACCTCGCGCTGAGAGCTCCTTGTCCCCGGGGCCGGCTCATCCCCGGAAAGCAGCGAGTCAGGGCGAGCCCAGACCATCGTCGCGATCAGACGTGGATGCTGCCGCCGACACGGGCGTGGCAGGCATGCGGCGGAAGCGCGGGTGGGCGAGGACAAAGACCGCGACGACGGCCATGGTCGCGGTGCCGACGATGATCGGCAGCGGCGCCCACAACCCGTACAGCGCGGTGCTGGCGGTCGGGGCGATGACGAGGGTCACCCGCTGCACGGCACGATGACGGCCTGGGCGAGGACCATACCGACTCCGGCGGCCAGGAGCGCGCCGCCGGTGACGAGTCCGGCGGCGGTCGCGTCGAGGCCGAGGCGGTCTTGGACGATGAATCCGGTGATGACCTGGATGAAGCCGAGTGCGGTGAACATCCCGAACCCGGCGAGCAGGAACGGCCAGACGCGTGAGTCGAACGGGCTGACTCTGGTGGGGGTCTCGATGAGCTCGTGACGCGGCTCCCGGCGCAGCCGGAACAGGATCAATGCGAGGCCCGCGAGTAGCAGCACCGGCACGGCGATCAGCGGGGTGAGGATGCCGAGGGCCGAAAATGCTCCGCCGATGACGGACCCGCCGATCATGGCGATGCCCTGCACCGCGCCGACGCCGGCCATGCCCTTCACCCGGGTCTTCTCGTCCGGGGTGACGTCGGCGATGTATGCCTGCGCGGTGGGTGGCACGGCGGCGATCGCGGTGCCGAAGCCGATGCCGCACAGCAGGAACAGGGTCACGCCGGTGATCGCGCCGTTCATGCCGAGCCAGGCCAGCAGCGCGAACAGGATCATCGCGATCGTGGCGAGCATGAACGCGGCCACGAGGACGGGCTTGCGGCCCAGGGCTTGGGGGCGGCGCCCCCAGAACTGGCTGGTGAGCACGACCATGACCGCCGCCGTCCTGATCGTGACACCGATCTGCCATTCGGCGAGGCCGACCTCGCGTGACAGCGGCGCGAAGATCGGGTTGAAGGTCATCTGCACGAGGTAGGTGAGCAGCACCGCGGCGAGGTTAGTCAATGGTGAGCCGCAGATCGGTGGGCGTTTAGTTCATATCTTCACTGGAGTATGAGCTGACGCTGCGACCCGGGGCAGCATTGTTCCGCGATGTGTGGGAGTTGTGGACGAATACACCACTGTGCCGTGCACACCGAGGGCCTCGTCTTCAGGGTTCGCAGTCAAACACCGCCAAGTTTCCGCCCTGTGGGGCTGCTCATTGCGTCGCTGAGGAACGCCCGTCGGGTGCAGTCAGATCGAAAGGCAGACGTTCAGTGGTGTCTCTCAGTTTTTCTCCGCCGTCGAGGATGAGTGAGAGTTTGCGGTTGAGCCACTGGCGTGGGGGCGTGACTACGGCGTCACGCATCGCAGCTCGTGCTCGTTGGAGCGCCGCAGCCTCGTCATCGTGAGGCTCCCATGAGGACGCCATCTCGGCGCGCGACACTCCTGGGGCCGGGGTGTGGCCGTCGAGCCTTTCCAGCCCGAGCCGGTGATCGATGACGGTGTCGATGACGGTGTCGATGACGAGCATGGCGTCGGGCATTGCGAAACTCTCCCGTTCGAGGTGTGCGGCGAGGGCGAGGAGGATGTCCATGGTGCGTTCGGGCATGAGTCCGGAAGAGAGTGCGGTGACGACGCCGGGATGTTCGGCGAGGGCCTCCCACAGGCATTCGGCGTAGGCGAGGAGCACAGCGCGCCAGTCGCCCGCGACCGTGGGCCAGGGAATGTCATCGACGACGCGGTCCCAGGCCAGGGCGAGCATCGTTGCGCGATCGGGCACATGGCGGTAGATCGTCGCGGGGGTGACATCGAGGCGTTCGGCGACGAGTGGTACGGTCACGTCGGTGAAGCCGATGTCGAGCACCGCGGTGAGGACGTCATCGCGGGTGATCTTCGGTGGTCGGCCGATCAACGGTTCGCCCTTGGGCCGTCTGGGTGCGGTGGGCATGGATTCAGTCCATCACATTCGCAGACTTCGATATGCGCCAGCCTTCGCTCTGGTTGCGGAGTCGCCAGAAGGTGGCGTAGGTGCCGTTCTGCGCGCGGAGCTCGTCGTGGGTGCCTTGCTCCACGATGCGGCCACGGTCCATGACGATGATGCGGTCGGCGGCCACGATGGGCGCGAGCCGGTGGGTGGTGAGGAGGATGGTCCGTTCTCTTCGAAGCGTCAGCAGGGTGCGCAGCACGAGGGTTTCTGTCTCGGGGTCCAGTGCGCTTGTGGGTTCGTCGAGGATGAGGATCGGCGCCGATGTGAGGAGCGCACGCGCGAGGGCGACTCGTTGCCGCTCGCCGCCGGAGAGCTGTCGCCCGCCGGCACCGACGGCGGTGTCCCAACGGTCCGGCAACGCGTCGAGAAGTGTTGTCAATCCTGTCTTCTCGGCGATGTCGTCGAGTTCGTCATCGCTGGCCGTGCGCCGGCCGATCGCGACGTTCTCCCGCAGTGTGCCCGCGAAGACCGCGCTCTCCTGAGTGACGAGGGCGATATGGGACCCGACCTGCTCGGCGTCCATTCCTCGCACGTCGAGACCGAGGACACGGATGGTGCCGGTTGCTGGGTCGAGGTGGCGGGAGAGCAGAGCGGCGAGCGTGCTCTTGCCGCTTCCGGAGCGGCCGACGACGGCGGTCAGGGAGCCCTCTTCGACCTGGAGCGTCACATCATCGAGCACCGTCGTCGTGCCGTAGGCGGCGCTCACGCCGACCGCGGTGAGGAGCGCCGCCGGTGGTACGTACCCCGCGGGTGTATCGACGGCGAGCGGGCGCTCCGAGAGAAGTGCATCGATCTCGTCGAGATGCGCGGTCGCCATTCGGAGCGCCGCCCCGTAGGTTCCGGCCTCACCGAGGGGGCGCAGCGCGAGGAACGCGGCGACCAGCGCGGCGAGGACGGTTCCTGCCCGATCGGCGGGTAGACCTCCGGATGCCGCCGTCCCGGCGACGACGAGGAGCACTATCAGGAAGGCGAGTTGCACGATGGAATGGGTCGAGGCGATTGCGGGGATGACGCTGAGCACCTGGGCGCGCTCAGCGCGGCGATGACGGTCGAACGCCGCGTTCAGTCGGTCTCTGCCGATGGATCCCGGCCGCCCGGTGCGCAGCGTCTCCTGCCCTTGAGCGAATTCGACGATGCGGTCTGAGAGCTCGGCTTCGCTGCGGTGCACGGCGCCGTCGCGCCGCGTTCCGACGCGTTGCGCCAAGAGCATTGCCGCCAGAGCGAGGAGAATGCTCGGCACGGTGACGACAGCGACGAGCGGATCAAGGATCGCGGTCCCGGCGATCACCGTCACCGGCACGATGATCGCGCGGATGAGCGGTGTGAGCTGGTGATTGGGCAGGCCGAGGACGGCGATCGATCCTCGGTTGAGCACGGAGGATGCGCGCCCGCGATGGGCGGCGGTGAACCAGCCGGGCGGAAGCATGGCGAGGTGGTCCGCGATGCGGCGACGGAGGGTGCCGAGCAGGTCGAGGGAGACGTCGAATCCGCGCAGCGTTGAGACGTAGCTCATCAACCCTGCAAGCATGGCGAGCAGGGCGCAGGCGACCGCCGCCGTGGTTGCCGCGCTGATGTCGTTGCGGAGCAGGGCGGACAGCGCAACAGCCCCGACGACGGTGGCGATGCCGATGACGATCGCGGTGAGCAGCGAGGCGACGAGGTAGCGCGTCATGAGTGAGGCGCGGCCCGCCCCGAGGAGTCTGCGGAAGCGGCGGACGATGGTGATCATCACTGTTCCCCTTCGGTGGGGTCTTCTGGTCGCATGAGCTGGGCGTTCCAGAGCCTGCGGTAGAGCCCTGTCTGTGCGAGCAATTGCTCGTGCGCGCCCTGCTGCACGATGCTGCCGGAGTCGAGCACGATGATGCTGTCGGCATCCGCGATGGTCTCGAGGCGGTGGGAGACGACGACCGTGGTGGTCCCTGGTGCTGCTGCGAGCAGCGAGGCGAGCCCGCGCTGCACGTCATGTTCGGTCTCGACGTCCACACGGGCGGTGGGCTCGTCCAGAACGAGGACGCGGGGCGGCAGGTAGGCCACCCGGGCGATGGCCAGTCGTTGCTGCTGCCCGCCGGAGAAGGTGTGCTCCTCACCGGCTATGGTTTCGGCGGCGCGCGGCAGAGCCTGAACGAACTCCTCTGCTGAGGCCGCACGCAGTGCTGCGGCGATTCGCTCCGGGTCAGGATCGGAGGTGAGCGTGATGTTCTCGGCGACGCTTGCCCGCAGCAGGTGGCTGTGCTGGCCGAGGTAGCCGATCGCCGAGCGTCGTGCGTCCCGATCGATGGCCGAGAGCGGGACATCTCCGATGTGCACGGACCCGGAGGAGGGGGTGATCAGTCCGACGATGATCCGGGCCAGCGTGGTCTTGCCCGCACCGCTGGGCCCGACGATCGCGACTTGGGCACCCTGAGCGATGCGTAGCGTGATGCGATCGAGGATCGGGGTGCCGTCACGTTCGTAGCTCACATCGTCCAGCGTGATGTCTGCGACCGGTGGAAAGGGCTCTGTGCCCCGCGCTTGCTCGCCAGGAGTGTCGAGGATGTCCTGGATGGCCTTGGCGGAACCGCGAGCCATCTGCAGGGAGCGGGAGTTGTCGGCGATGGCGGTCAGCGGCTGGGAGACGGAGAGGCCGAGGAGGGCGACGGGGATGAGCGCGAGCGGCGAGGTCCAGCCCGCGGCGACGAATGCCGTGCCGGAGCCGATCACGATGGCCAGGAGAGTGACCGGGGAGACGAGTTGCGCCTGCAGCGTCTCGGGTTGGATGAGTGGCTTGGCCCAGCTGAGGAAGTAGTCGACGAACCGGGTGTCAGCTCGCCGCAGGCGGGTGGTGAGCGCTCCGGCGCGGCCGAAGGAGCGCAGCAGCGGCACGGTGTCGAGGAACTCGGTGATCTCGATGCCGAGCGCTCCGGCTGCCGCACCGTAGCCTGGCATCTTCTCGGCGTTGACGGCCGACATCCGCCGCCCGAGGAACACGGCCGCCACGACGGGAACCGCCAGCACCAGCAAGAGCCGAACGTCGATGACAGCGATCGCTGCGGCGGCGAATCCGGGAGCAGCGATCGCTGCGGTGAGGTCGGTGTAGGAGTGCGCGACGAGATGGTGCATCTTCGTGACGTCGTCGGCGACCACTGTGCGGATGCCGCCCGCGGGGTGATCCTGGAACCACGAGAAGGGTGCGCGCTCCAGCGCGTCGGCGAGGCGGTGGCGGATGCCGTGGGCGAGGTCGGCGTCCGCCTGATGGGTGAGCACATCGGCGAGGATTCGCAGAGCGACCCCGCCGATCAGTCCCAGCGCGATGCCCACGAGCCATCCCCACGGCGCAGCCGACGTGACGAGCAGGGCGTCGGCGAGTCCTGCGACGGCGAGGAGGCCAGCGGTGGTGCACGCGCAGGAGAGCGCCGTGAGCGCGATGGCGGCTCGGACGCGCCAGCGGACGGGGCGGATCAGCTGGGCAACCTCCGCGGGCTGTGGTCGGAGGCGGGACTGCTGCGTCGCGTTCATCGTTCGTCTCCTCCCACGCGCGGGACGACCATCGGCGTGCCCGTGACCGGGTCGGGCACGATGAGCGCGTCGAGGCCGAAGGCGTTCTGCACCGTCTCAGTGGTGAGCACCGTGTCGGGGGTGCCCTGGGCGGCGATCCGCCCCTGGTCGAGGGCGACGATGTGGGTGGCGTATCGCGCAGCCTGATTCAGGTCGTGGAGTACGAGCACGAGGGTGCGTCCGGTGTCACGGTTGAGTCGTCGGCAGAGTTCGAGGAGTTCGTACTGATGGGCGATGTCGAGGAAGGTCGTGGGTTCGTCGAGCAGCATGAGGGGGGTGTCCTGTGCGAGCACCATCGCGATGAACGCGCGCTGGCGCTGCCCGCCGGAGAGTGAGCCCACGGGATGGTCGGTCGCCTCGGTGAGGCTCGTCTGGGCCAAGGCGAGAGCAACCTTCTCGTCGTCCTCGTCGCTCCAACGCTGGAAGGTGCCGCGGTGCGGATGGCGTCCCCGGCGCACGAGATCGCGAACGGTGATCCCGTCCGGCAGCAAGGGTTGTTGCGGCAGCACTGCGAGACGCTGCGCGGCCTGTTTCGTGGGCCACTCCTGGAGGTCCCTGCCATCGAGGAGCACACGTCCTGAACTCGGTCGGAGCACGCGTGCGAGCCCGCCCAGCAGAGTCGACTTGCCGCAGCCGTTGGGGCCGATGAACACGGTGACGGAGCCTGCGGGGATCTCCAGATCGAGGTCCTCGATGATCGGGCGTCCGCCATAGCCGAGTGTCACTCGTTGGGCGATCAGTGGGGCGGGGGTGTTCATGCTTTCTTCCTGGTTTCCGAGATCAGCAGCCATACGAGGTAGACACCGCCGACGCAGACTGTGAGCACGCCGACAGGCAGTTGGATGCCGGGGATGGCATGCATTGCGATGAGGTCCGAGGCCAGCAGCACGATCGACCCCGTGAGCATCACCGTCAGCGGCTGGGTCTGCCCCGCGCCGGTGATCCGGCGGGCGATCTGCGGTGCGGCGAGGGCGACGAAGGCGATGGGCCCGGTCACCGCGGTGGCCAGGGCCACGAGCACGACCCCACCGAGGACCATGCCCCACCGCAGGCGTTCGAGCGCGACTCCTGTGCCGATCGCGAGAGTGTCACCGAGCTCGAACTGGTGCATCGACCGGGTCATCGGCAGCACTGCGGCTATCGCAACGATGAGCAGCACCGCGGTCGGCGCTGCCTGCTCCCATCGCAGGCCGCTGAGCGAGCCGATGCCCCAGACACTGGCGGCACGGGCGACTTCCACTCGGGCGGTGAGCAGAAGGTAGCCGTTGAGCGAGGTGAGCAGAGCGCTGATCCCGATGCCGACGATCACGAGGCGGAATCCATCGAGCCCACCTCGGTAGGCGAGCAGGGTGACGACGATCGCGGTGATCAGGCCGCCCCCGACCGCGCCGGCCGCGAGAGCAGCGTATCCGCCGCCGAAGAACAGCAGCGACATCAGCGCCCCCGTGTAGGCGCCGGTGGAGAAGCCGATGACGTCTGGGCTTCCGAGCGGGTTGCGCGTCAGCGTCTGGAAGATCGCGCCGGCGAGGGCGAGCGCTGCACCGATGATGATCGCGCACAGGGTTTGCGGGAGGCGCCAGCTCAGGAGCACGAGTCGTTTGAGGCCGGTCTCCTGGCCGGTGAGGACGGCGATCATGTCGGCCATGGTGACCTGCACATCGCCGAGGGAGAGCGCGGCGAGGAACAAGATCACGAGCGTGGCGATCATGACGGGTAAGACCCACTGCACAGAACGCCGGGTGATCATCGCGGGACCCCGATCATCCGGCGCGCAAGCACGATGAGCAACGGTGCGCCGATCGCCGCTGTCACGAGGCCCACCGGGACTTCCCCTGACGGCAGGACGACGCGGGCGAGGATGTCAGCGGCGAGGAAGATGGCCGGGCCGATCACGATGGCGCCGGCGACGCTCCCGCCGAGTGAGGGGCCGACGAGCCGACGCGCAATATGCGCGACAACAAGTCCGAAGAAGAGGATCGGGCCCGCCGCGGCCGTCGCGGCACCGGCGAGCACAGCGACGGCGAGGATCGCGAGAGCGTTCGTGCGGCGGACATTCACCCCGAGAGAGACCGCTGT
It encodes the following:
- a CDS encoding tyrosine-type recombinase/integrase, coding for MAGDEGALAGSARLVLLDGVALLRPDEQVFEAMLEGWRNQGLARNLARSTVQARERQVRAFQARAGVFPWEWAAVHADEWFADLRAVHHCTRSTVRGYQVAVRGFCAFAIDPAYGWAEECMRWFGSHPVQIITDVNSAQHVADVESEPAKRPFTRRELQDLFDYADEQVELKRSQGKKGWMAAFRDATIFKTAYAFGTRRTETQMLDVSDFGRNPEAPEFGGFGAVHVRHGKAKRASPPKRRTVLTVWPWAVDVLEQWFTEVRPPFGTDENPAAWPSERAPRVSAALLDHRMADYRGGIGLDPVLDFHSLRRSYVTHLIEDGWDPRFVQDQVGHEHASTTSIYTGVSSDFRTRTLRRALDQIIADAVGPQQEEAR
- a CDS encoding helix-turn-helix domain-containing protein, which encodes MTRQRRKVSYEWRLREVMAAHKLYATTELVPLLAERGIVLSASQVHRLVTTTPERLSLPVLAALCDIFDVTPAELIPTDATGVGVRKIAAGDRPAKPTGIGDLRPVRARIVRPGE
- a CDS encoding ArsR/SmtB family transcription factor, whose protein sequence is MNADNKCSLGRESAYVELAVEVFSMLADATRVRIILALRDQELPVNSLAELVDKSPAAVSQHLAKLRLARIVLTRQEGTKVFYRLANEHARQLVADAIFQAEHSLSNDPAHHRGMHPAPEETR
- a CDS encoding MFS transporter; the protein is MLRVLRNGTYAKLFSAQVLALLGTGLLTVALGLLAFDIAGDAAGSVLGTALTIKMVAYVGVAPLIAAVVDRLPKKAVLVAADLVRLVIALSLPFVTEAWQIYLLVFVLQSASATFTPAFQALIPTVLPEPSDYTRALSLSRLAYDLESLLSPTIAAALLTVVSYNNLFVGTAVGFVLSATLVLASRLPRRVHEPSTTTFWQRLLLGVRVFARTDTLRFLLLTNIVVAAGTAIVLVNSVVYAKGLFGLDDTALAITLACYGIGSLIVALNVPWIVDRIGVVRTMMAGAAVITIGLITAAIVTAVDTESGTGWGWLLATWVLLGMGTSLVNTPSSRLLADASTPSNRNLVYTAQFALSHACFLITYPIAGWIGAASLTLAALVLTVVATFAAGAAITFAASRRLSTSSDAPAPALIRE
- a CDS encoding MFS transporter codes for the protein MTNLAAVLLTYLVQMTFNPIFAPLSREVGLAEWQIGVTIRTAAVMVVLTSQFWGRRPQALGRKPVLVAAFMLATIAMILFALLAWLGMNGAITGVTLFLLCGIGFGTAIAAVPPTAQAYIADVTPDEKTRVKGMAGVGAVQGIAMIGGSVIGGAFSALGILTPLIAVPVLLLAGLALILFRLRREPRHELIETPTRVSPFDSRVWPFLLAGFGMFTALGFIQVITGFIVQDRLGLDATAAGLVTGGALLAAGVGMVLAQAVIVPCSG
- a CDS encoding TetR/AcrR family transcriptional regulator, translated to MPTAPRRPKGEPLIGRPPKITRDDVLTAVLDIGFTDVTVPLVAERLDVTPATIYRHVPDRATMLALAWDRVVDDIPWPTVAGDWRAVLLAYAECLWEALAEHPGVVTALSSGLMPERTMDILLALAAHLERESFAMPDAMLVIDTVIDTVIDHRLGLERLDGHTPAPGVSRAEMASSWEPHDDEAAALQRARAAMRDAVVTPPRQWLNRKLSLILDGGEKLRDTTERLPFDLTAPDGRSSATQ
- a CDS encoding ABC transporter ATP-binding protein, encoding MITIVRRFRRLLGAGRASLMTRYLVASLLTAIVIGIATVVGAVALSALLRNDISAATTAAVACALLAMLAGLMSYVSTLRGFDVSLDLLGTLRRRIADHLAMLPPGWFTAAHRGRASSVLNRGSIAVLGLPNHQLTPLIRAIIVPVTVIAGTAILDPLVAVVTVPSILLALAAMLLAQRVGTRRDGAVHRSEAELSDRIVEFAQGQETLRTGRPGSIGRDRLNAAFDRHRRAERAQVLSVIPAIASTHSIVQLAFLIVLLVVAGTAASGGLPADRAGTVLAALVAAFLALRPLGEAGTYGAALRMATAHLDEIDALLSERPLAVDTPAGYVPPAALLTAVGVSAAYGTTTVLDDVTLQVEEGSLTAVVGRSGSGKSTLAALLSRHLDPATGTIRVLGLDVRGMDAEQVGSHIALVTQESAVFAGTLRENVAIGRRTASDDELDDIAEKTGLTTLLDALPDRWDTAVGAGGRQLSGGERQRVALARALLTSAPILILDEPTSALDPETETLVLRTLLTLRRERTILLTTHRLAPIVAADRIIVMDRGRIVEQGTHDELRAQNGTYATFWRLRNQSEGWRISKSANVMD